The Nostoc commune NIES-4072 genome includes a window with the following:
- a CDS encoding plasmid mobilization protein: MPLSPAVKQGMVSNSIKRTKSIKVYLFEQEKTTIEEKAIATGVTASEYLRSCGLRRVLTAKPPADLITIRATAGNLKSELMMLSHLAKETNNQEILDTVNNAIALVDQTIAAAFNLDVPDKSALSQDK; this comes from the coding sequence ATGCCACTCAGTCCCGCAGTGAAACAAGGTATGGTAAGTAACTCCATAAAGCGAACTAAATCTATCAAGGTATACCTCTTTGAGCAAGAGAAAACTACCATTGAGGAAAAAGCGATCGCCACAGGGGTAACTGCATCTGAGTATTTACGTTCCTGTGGGTTAAGGCGGGTACTAACGGCAAAACCGCCTGCCGACTTGATAACTATCCGCGCTACTGCTGGAAACCTCAAAAGCGAACTGATGATGTTATCTCATTTAGCAAAGGAAACAAACAACCAGGAAATTTTGGATACTGTCAATAATGCGATCGCACTCGTAGATCAGACCATAGCTGCTGCATTTAACCTAGACGTTCCAGATAAATCAGCCTTAAGCCAAGATAAATAA